In Paracoccus sp. SCSIO 75233, the genomic window CATATCGGCGGCCACGATTTTCCGATCCTCTTCACCGAAATCGATCCGCCGGATCAATTTGGCTCCTCCTTGTCGATTTGGGCGAAGGCTTCGACCATCATGTATCGGCTAGAGGTCTGCCATTCGTCATTCTGCTCGAACAGCACGGCGCCGATCAGGCGCATGATGGAAGCCTCGTTCGGGAAGATCCCGACAACATCGGCACGCCGCTTCACCTCCTTGTTCAGCCTCTCGATTGGATTCGTGCTGTGAAGCTTGGTGCGATGCTGGCGAGGGAAGGACATGTAGGCCAGCACGTCATGCTCGCTGGCGTCCATCAGATCGGCCAGCTTGGGCCATCGCGGACGCAGCTGCTCGGACACCTTGTGCCAGGTCTCGCCCGCATGGGCGCGGTCGGGCTGGTCGAAGGCTTGCCGGATCGCGGCGGCGACCACGGTGTGCTGGCCGCGCGAGACGTGTGCCAGCGCGTTGCGCATCCAGTGAACGCGACACCTTTGCCAAGTGGATTCGAACACGCGGGCGATGGCGGCCTTGAGACCGGTATGGGCGTCGCTGATGACCAGCCGGACGCCACCGAGACCCCGGGCCCGCAGCGAGCGCAGGAACTCGGTCCAGAACGTCTCGGCCTCGGATGGGTCGATGCCCAGACCGATGATTTCGCGGCGTCCTTCGGTGTTGGCGGCGACAGCGATTATGGCCGCGACTGGCACGATCCGGCCGCCCTGACGCACCTTGAGATAGGTGGCATCCAGCCAGACATAGGGCCACTCCCCGCTCAGCGGGCGGTTCAGGAACTCACCGACCCGCTCATCGATGTCCTTGCACAGCTTGGACACCGTGCTCTTCGAGATGCCGCTCAGCCCCATCGCCTGCACCAACTCGTCGACGCGGCGGGTGGAGACGCCGCCGATCCACGCCTCCTGGATCACGGCCACCAACGCCTGCTCGGATGTCTTGCGGGCCTCCAGGAAGCCCGGGAAGTAGCTGCCTTGGCGCAGCTTCGGCACCCGCAGGTTCAGCGTGCCCAAACGGGTATCGAGAGCGCGCTCTCGATACCCGTTCCGCCAGGTCGTCCGTTCGCCGCTGCGCTCGTGGCGACCGGCGCCGATGATACCTTCCACATCACTCTCCATGATCAGCTGCAGCACGGCCTCGGCTATGCCGCGCAGAAAGTCTCCCTGATCGTGCTTGGCCAGAAGCTCGGACAGGTCCATGTTCGTCTTGGTCATCGGGGTCTCCGTAAGGTGCGTGGTTGAAGCGTCGAAACTCCACCTCGATCTTACACCTCGATGGCCACCCGGGATCACACCGCTGGCGGCGATGAAATTACACCAGCTCCTCGGACGCTAACTAAACCTCCGTCCGCACCCATCCGACCGCTTCAGCCTCGTCAACCAGCGCGACAAATCTCGCTTCCAGTGCCTCTTGGCAATCCAGCTCACGGTCAGGATAGGGGCCGAGCCGCTTTGGGCCTGTCAGTCGAGGTGTCGATCTGCTGCTCGACCGCTTCTTCCTCGTC contains:
- a CDS encoding IS256 family transposase, with product MTKTNMDLSELLAKHDQGDFLRGIAEAVLQLIMESDVEGIIGAGRHERSGERTTWRNGYRERALDTRLGTLNLRVPKLRQGSYFPGFLEARKTSEQALVAVIQEAWIGGVSTRRVDELVQAMGLSGISKSTVSKLCKDIDERVGEFLNRPLSGEWPYVWLDATYLKVRQGGRIVPVAAIIAVAANTEGRREIIGLGIDPSEAETFWTEFLRSLRARGLGGVRLVISDAHTGLKAAIARVFESTWQRCRVHWMRNALAHVSRGQHTVVAAAIRQAFDQPDRAHAGETWHKVSEQLRPRWPKLADLMDASEHDVLAYMSFPRQHRTKLHSTNPIERLNKEVKRRADVVGIFPNEASIMRLIGAVLFEQNDEWQTSSRYMMVEAFAQIDKEEPN